Proteins co-encoded in one Papaver somniferum cultivar HN1 chromosome 5, ASM357369v1, whole genome shotgun sequence genomic window:
- the LOC113278900 gene encoding uncharacterized protein LOC113278900 — MEDLRAEMMAEIKQLKARQGGGRLEEVMREANTTPLVPSLSKDEIPKRCPIPAFECYDGSSDPAAHLRYYNRMLARWDQDDVVLCRYFLSRLKRSALSWFDNLPPNSIGSYEQLTEIFLRTYMYNKAVHAGMDKLFSLAIRYKETTRKYTDRWHKICQAIGNVDPVVSINCYKWGLDRMSPLFVEIHGRVPTTEGDLRVIIEKHAKLEEI; from the coding sequence ATGGAAGATCTTCGCgctgaaatgatggcagagatcaagcAGCTGAAGGCCAGGCAAGGAGGTGGAAGATTAGAGgaagtcatgagagaagctaatacTACTCCTCTAGTCCCAAGCTTATCCAAAGATGAAATCCCCAAGAGATGTCCGATCCCAGCATTTGAATGCTACGATGGATCCAGCGATCCCGCGGCCCATCTTCGGTATTACAACCGTATGTTGGCCCGATGGGATCAGGACGACGTGGTACTCTGTAGATATTTCCTTTCACGATTGAAGAGATCGGCTCTGTCCTGGTTTGATAACCTACCTCCCAACTCCATCGGATCATATGAGCAACTCACCGAAATTtttttaagaacttacatgtataaCAAGGCTGTCCACGCTGGGATGGACAAGTTATTCTCATTAGCCATAAGATACAAGGAGACGACCAGAAAATACACGGATAGATGGCATAAGATATGCCAGGCTATAGGGAATGTGGACCCAGTGGTCAGCattaactgctacaagtggggttTAGACAGGATGAGCCCGTTGTTTGTCGAGATTCATGGGAGAGTACCCACGACGGAAGGGGATCTTCGAGTAATCATCGAAAAACACGCCAAGTTGGAAGAAATCTAA